The following are encoded together in the Thalassomonas haliotis genome:
- a CDS encoding methyl-accepting chemotaxis protein, which produces MLNRLNIKLLLPPALVGIIFILALSIFARALSHFALIAILLMMLGLQLLSAYLYSQQFLSKRLTRLKSYLELVISADQAPEKPITDRVRDDLGDIINGLSDFIAELAEMIADIRRESDTLRQGSTRLADQMGESVGAVDASASQIDQMAQSIEQVAATSTVLSQSAAQVSHTSSEVMSILARGTSSSSTSQQSMSAVAEEVNTMAGELALLQEECSRIGKVLDVIRGIAEQTNLLALNAAIEAARAGEQGRGFAVVADEVRALAHRTQESTVEIQAMVEGLQSKSTNAVNAIAKGQALTRESLEHSSGVVNALEQIGNVFTEVDNLTSQIASGTEEQQQSTASVNENMSAVAHLSREITTGLSAVAKHATEQQQTSEVVDTTLNRICV; this is translated from the coding sequence ATTTTTATCCTCGCCCTAAGTATTTTTGCCCGGGCGTTAAGCCACTTTGCCCTGATAGCCATACTTCTGATGATGCTTGGCCTGCAGCTGTTAAGTGCTTATCTTTATTCACAGCAGTTTCTGTCAAAACGTTTAACCCGGCTGAAAAGTTACCTGGAATTAGTGATCAGTGCCGATCAGGCGCCGGAAAAACCGATAACCGACAGGGTCAGGGATGACTTAGGGGATATTATCAACGGATTAAGCGACTTTATTGCCGAACTGGCAGAGATGATCGCCGATATTCGCCGGGAGTCCGATACTTTACGCCAGGGGTCAACCCGCTTGGCGGATCAAATGGGTGAGTCTGTCGGCGCCGTGGACGCATCTGCCAGCCAGATAGATCAAATGGCACAGTCCATCGAGCAGGTAGCCGCCACCTCAACGGTATTATCACAAAGCGCCGCCCAGGTCAGTCATACCAGCAGCGAAGTGATGTCGATATTAGCCCGGGGCACTTCATCGTCGAGTACCAGCCAGCAAAGCATGTCGGCGGTTGCCGAAGAGGTCAATACCATGGCCGGCGAACTCGCCTTGTTGCAGGAAGAATGTTCGCGCATAGGCAAGGTACTGGACGTGATCCGCGGCATTGCCGAACAAACCAATTTGCTGGCATTAAACGCCGCCATCGAAGCCGCCCGCGCCGGTGAACAGGGCCGGGGTTTTGCCGTGGTTGCCGATGAAGTCAGGGCCCTGGCCCACAGGACCCAGGAATCGACGGTAGAAATTCAGGCCATGGTCGAAGGCCTGCAAAGCAAATCCACCAATGCGGTCAATGCCATTGCCAAAGGCCAGGCGCTAACCCGCGAGAGCCTGGAACATTCCTCCGGGGTCGTTAATGCCCTGGAGCAAATCGGCAATGTCTTTACCGAGGTGGATAACCTGACCTCGCAAATCGCCAGCGGCACCGAAGAACAGCAGCAATCTACCGCTTCGGTCAATGAGAATATGTCGGCGGTGGCGCACCTCAGCCGGGAAATTACCACAGGCTTAAGCGCGGTTGCCAAACACGCCACAGAGCAGCAACAAACTTCGGAAGTCGTGGATACCACTTTAAACCGTATTTGCGTTTAA
- a CDS encoding PilZ domain-containing protein — protein sequence MSGAEPVSERDSKLQQFNEFFSIENEFTVNLIPLDADQVPDYNAFMERIPLPFKISSDISSVDQSALRPLQGLSGVASHLVEFLNHQAQKIDLLVGYILSQQDDEQYRYQGVKFGGGGIIFAATEPFELHQMLEMKMFFLQDHCAVFCLGEIIDVERQQDMNHYKVIFHYIRDEDREVLVRTSLHEQSKQLQLLAQQRNKQSGSQ from the coding sequence ATGTCAGGAGCAGAGCCAGTATCCGAGCGTGATTCGAAGCTGCAACAGTTCAATGAATTTTTCTCGATAGAAAATGAATTTACCGTGAACCTTATTCCCCTTGATGCCGATCAGGTGCCGGATTATAACGCGTTTATGGAAAGGATCCCCTTACCCTTTAAAATTTCCAGCGACATCTCCAGCGTTGATCAGTCGGCGTTAAGACCGCTCCAGGGATTAAGCGGGGTGGCCAGCCATTTGGTGGAGTTTTTAAACCATCAGGCGCAAAAAATCGACTTATTGGTTGGTTATATCCTCAGTCAGCAGGATGATGAACAATACCGTTATCAGGGAGTCAAATTCGGCGGCGGCGGGATTATTTTTGCCGCCACCGAGCCGTTTGAGCTCCACCAGATGTTAGAGATGAAGATGTTTTTCCTGCAAGATCATTGTGCGGTATTTTGCCTCGGGGAAATTATCGATGTCGAGCGACAGCAGGACATGAACCACTATAAAGTGATTTTTCATTATATCCGCGATGAAGACAGGGAAGTGCTGGTACGTACCAGCTTACATGAACAATCCAAACAGCTGCAGTTACTGGCGCAACAGCGCAATAAGCAATCAGGCAGTCAATAG
- a CDS encoding glycerophosphodiester phosphodiesterase family protein, producing the protein MKSFVVNVSAISLVLALSACKDEEVKVVEVDKPVIVENTVTLVERVEVPVLVPSEDESSVQLGSRPFFLVDALPSGELKTKLQQCSDGPFYRTDFSIGHRGAAMQYPEHTLESYKAAARMGAGIVECDVTFTRDQELVCRHSQCDLHTTTNILAMPEIAASCSTPFIGADVENNVPAQAKCCTSDITLAQFKQLKGKMDAANPMGTTVGEYMDATPNWRTDLYASEGTLMTHAESIELFKALGVKMTPELKSPSVTMPFNGFSQQDYAQKMLDEYKAAGVAPGDVYPQSFNLADVRYWLANESEFGRQGVYLDGRYDDESFDITNAETWSPSMAELAAEGVNIIAPPLWMLVTLDSENKIVPSEYATQAKAAGLDIIAWTLERSGPLANGGGWYYQTIGDVINNDGQQLELLDVLAQQVGVIGVFADWPGTVSYYASCMDMPLSR; encoded by the coding sequence ATGAAGAGTTTTGTCGTTAATGTATCCGCCATTTCACTGGTTTTGGCCCTGTCGGCCTGTAAAGATGAAGAAGTTAAAGTCGTTGAAGTGGACAAACCCGTTATTGTCGAAAATACCGTAACCCTGGTGGAGCGGGTTGAAGTGCCGGTGCTTGTTCCCTCTGAAGATGAATCAAGCGTTCAGCTGGGCAGCCGGCCATTTTTCCTGGTGGATGCCCTGCCATCGGGTGAGTTAAAAACTAAGCTGCAACAATGCAGCGACGGACCGTTTTATCGCACCGACTTTTCTATCGGTCACCGCGGCGCCGCAATGCAGTATCCCGAGCATACCTTAGAGTCCTATAAAGCGGCGGCAAGAATGGGCGCCGGTATTGTTGAATGTGATGTTACCTTTACCCGGGACCAGGAGCTGGTGTGCCGCCACTCACAATGTGATTTACACACTACCACTAATATCCTGGCCATGCCGGAAATTGCCGCTTCCTGTAGCACGCCTTTTATCGGCGCTGATGTTGAAAATAATGTGCCGGCCCAGGCAAAATGCTGTACCAGTGATATCACCCTGGCCCAGTTTAAACAGCTCAAAGGGAAAATGGATGCCGCCAACCCTATGGGCACTACAGTCGGGGAATATATGGATGCTACGCCAAACTGGCGCACCGACTTATATGCCAGTGAAGGCACACTGATGACCCATGCTGAGAGCATTGAGCTCTTTAAAGCGCTCGGGGTAAAAATGACCCCGGAATTAAAGTCACCAAGTGTGACTATGCCGTTTAACGGTTTCAGTCAGCAGGATTATGCCCAGAAAATGCTGGATGAATATAAGGCTGCAGGTGTCGCCCCCGGCGATGTTTACCCCCAGTCTTTTAATTTGGCAGATGTCCGGTACTGGCTCGCCAACGAAAGTGAGTTTGGCCGGCAGGGGGTTTACCTGGACGGGCGTTATGATGATGAAAGCTTTGATATCACCAATGCCGAGACCTGGTCGCCGAGCATGGCTGAGCTGGCTGCCGAGGGGGTAAACATTATCGCGCCGCCTTTATGGATGCTGGTGACTTTGGACAGTGAAAACAAGATAGTGCCGTCAGAATATGCCACACAGGCGAAAGCCGCCGGGCTGGATATTATCGCCTGGACCCTGGAGCGCTCCGGGCCGTTGGCCAATGGCGGCGGCTGGTATTACCAAACCATAGGTGATGTCATCAACAACGACGGCCAGCAGCTGGAATTGCTGGATGTGCTGGCGCAGCAGGTAGGGGTTATCGGGGTATTTGCCGACTGGCCGGGAACGGTCAGTTATTATGCCAGTTGCATGGACATGCCGCTAAGTCGTTAA
- a CDS encoding YaiI/YqxD family protein, producing MQIWVDADACPVVIKEILFKAAERTQTQTTLVANHFMRTPPSKVISFLRVTAGFDVADDEIVKQVSAGDLVITSDIPLAAEVIEKQALALSPRGELFSEANIKQKLNMRDFMDTMRASGEQTQGPPPLGQSDRQAFANHLDTLLRRHGGQ from the coding sequence ATGCAAATATGGGTCGATGCCGATGCCTGCCCTGTGGTCATTAAAGAAATCCTGTTTAAAGCCGCTGAGCGTACCCAAACCCAAACGACTTTAGTGGCCAATCATTTTATGCGCACGCCGCCATCAAAGGTGATCAGCTTTTTACGGGTAACTGCCGGTTTTGATGTTGCCGATGATGAAATTGTCAAACAAGTGTCTGCGGGGGATTTAGTGATCACCTCAGATATTCCGCTTGCCGCTGAGGTTATAGAAAAACAGGCGCTGGCGTTAAGTCCCCGCGGCGAGCTTTTCAGCGAAGCGAACATTAAACAAAAGCTTAATATGCGCGATTTTATGGATACCATGCGCGCCAGTGGCGAACAAACCCAGGGGCCGCCGCCTTTGGGCCAAAGTGACCGCCAGGCATTTGCCAATCACCTGGATACCTTGTTAAGGCGACATGGCGGGCAATAA
- a CDS encoding cold-shock protein, whose product MSTTTGTVKWFNEAKGFGFIEQENGPDVFAHFNAIVGEGFRTLAEGQKVEFTVTEGQKGPQAENIVAL is encoded by the coding sequence ATGTCTACTACTACTGGTACAGTTAAATGGTTCAACGAAGCTAAAGGTTTCGGTTTCATCGAGCAAGAAAATGGTCCAGACGTTTTCGCTCACTTCAACGCTATCGTTGGTGAAGGTTTCAGAACTTTAGCCGAAGGTCAAAAAGTTGAGTTCACTGTAACTGAAGGTCAAAAAGGCCCTCAAGCAGAAAACATCGTTGCCCTTTAA
- a CDS encoding GNAT family N-acetyltransferase: MDIQLTSPRLIIRALAPGDLHAFAQYRALPEVALYQSWSHYSYQDACRLYENMNRQAFASVGHWFQLALIEQDTHTLIGDLAVFFIDKRQVEIGVTLAPEYQGRGLAGEAIYALLDYLFLELKKHRVTAVTDAGNQACSRLLKGIGFRQEAHFVDNIYFKGAWGSEYVFAMLASDWSRLRC; this comes from the coding sequence ATGGATATTCAATTAACAAGCCCGCGTTTAATTATCCGCGCTTTAGCCCCCGGCGATTTGCATGCCTTTGCACAATACCGGGCATTACCTGAAGTCGCCTTATATCAAAGCTGGAGTCATTACAGCTATCAGGACGCTTGCCGCTTATATGAAAATATGAACCGGCAAGCATTTGCCAGCGTCGGCCACTGGTTTCAATTGGCTCTTATTGAGCAGGATACGCATACCCTTATAGGCGACCTTGCGGTATTTTTTATTGATAAGCGGCAGGTGGAAATAGGGGTCACTTTAGCGCCCGAGTATCAGGGGCGGGGCCTGGCAGGAGAAGCTATCTATGCCTTGCTCGATTATTTATTTTTGGAATTAAAAAAGCACAGGGTGACTGCCGTCACCGACGCCGGTAACCAGGCATGCAGTCGTTTGCTTAAAGGTATAGGTTTCAGGCAAGAGGCTCATTTTGTTGACAATATTTACTTTAAGGGGGCCTGGGGCAGCGAATACGTATTTGCTATGTTAGCTTCTGACTGGTCTCGGCTTCGTTGTTGA